In Massilia forsythiae, one DNA window encodes the following:
- a CDS encoding Do family serine endopeptidase, translated as MHNEGTTTITAKRLTLALCAAGAIGGAVGAVAVNHNNATAAAEAAAIAAPANGTPVAATPAPVAGNANAVGLPDFTKIVSHNGPAVVNIRVVGNAKADPRVQMQDGDDGDGQDDPFFEFFRRFQPQQPRGGQGHGQGSGRNLVFGAGSGFIVSPDGVILTNAHVVRDATEVTVKLQDRREYRAKVLGSDTKTDVAVLKIDAKNLPVVPVGNTRNLQVGEWVLAIGSPYGLDSTVTAGVVSAKGRSLPNDNVPFIQTDVAVNPGNSGGPLFNTRGEVVGINSQIYSQTGGYQGLSFAIPIDVAVRIKDQIVATGKVQHAKLGVVVQEVNQGFADSFKLESPEGALVSNVERGGAADKAGLKSGDVIRRVNGQQIVGSGDLPALLAVARPGDKVAMDVWRDGRTVQLSATLGNANDKPDQADRDSLASNAGGGKLGLALRPLEPLERRQSGIPSGLVIEDAAGAAEAAGVQEGDVLLAVNGKTVNSVDQVRDVVNKSSKSVALLIQRGGDRIFIPVRIG; from the coding sequence ATGCACAACGAAGGTACCACTACCATCACCGCAAAACGTCTCACCCTGGCCCTGTGCGCGGCCGGCGCGATCGGCGGCGCGGTGGGCGCGGTCGCGGTCAACCACAACAACGCCACCGCCGCCGCCGAAGCCGCCGCCATCGCGGCGCCCGCCAACGGTACGCCGGTCGCGGCGACGCCCGCGCCGGTGGCCGGCAACGCCAATGCCGTCGGCCTGCCCGACTTTACCAAGATCGTCTCGCACAACGGCCCGGCCGTCGTGAACATCCGCGTGGTCGGCAACGCCAAGGCCGATCCGCGCGTGCAGATGCAGGACGGCGACGACGGCGACGGCCAGGACGACCCGTTCTTCGAATTCTTCCGCCGCTTCCAGCCGCAGCAGCCGCGCGGCGGCCAGGGCCATGGCCAGGGCAGTGGGCGCAATCTCGTTTTCGGCGCCGGATCGGGCTTCATCGTGAGCCCGGACGGCGTCATCCTTACCAACGCGCACGTGGTGCGCGATGCGACCGAAGTCACGGTCAAGCTGCAGGACCGGCGCGAATACCGCGCCAAGGTCCTGGGCTCGGATACCAAGACCGACGTCGCCGTATTGAAGATCGACGCCAAGAACCTGCCGGTGGTCCCGGTCGGTAACACGCGCAACCTGCAGGTGGGCGAGTGGGTGCTGGCGATCGGCTCGCCGTATGGCCTGGACAGCACCGTGACCGCCGGCGTGGTGAGCGCGAAAGGGCGCTCGCTGCCGAACGATAACGTGCCGTTCATCCAGACCGACGTCGCCGTCAACCCCGGCAACTCGGGCGGTCCGCTGTTCAACACGCGCGGCGAGGTGGTGGGCATCAACTCGCAGATCTACAGCCAGACCGGCGGCTACCAGGGCCTGTCGTTCGCCATCCCGATCGACGTCGCGGTGCGCATCAAGGACCAGATCGTCGCCACCGGCAAGGTGCAGCATGCCAAGCTGGGCGTGGTGGTGCAGGAAGTGAACCAGGGCTTTGCCGATTCGTTCAAGCTGGAATCGCCGGAAGGCGCGCTGGTGTCGAACGTCGAGCGCGGCGGCGCGGCCGACAAGGCCGGCCTGAAGTCGGGCGACGTGATCCGCCGCGTCAATGGCCAGCAGATCGTCGGTTCGGGCGATTTGCCGGCGCTGCTGGCAGTGGCCCGGCCGGGCGACAAGGTCGCCATGGACGTGTGGCGCGACGGCCGTACCGTGCAGCTGAGTGCCACCCTGGGCAACGCCAACGACAAGCCGGACCAGGCGGACCGCGACAGCCTGGCCAGCAACGCCGGTGGCGGCAAGCTGGGCCTGGCCCTGCGCCCGCTCGAGCCGCTGGAACGGCGCCAGTCGGGCATCCCGTCCGGCCTGGTGATCGAGGACGCGGCCGGCGCGGCCGAGGCGGCCGGCGTGCAGGAAGGCGACGTGCTGCTGGCGGTGAACGGCAAGACGGTCAACTCGGTAGACCAGGTGCGCGACGTGGTCAACAAGTCGTCCAAGTCGGTGGCGCTGCTGATCCAGCGCGGCGGGGACCGGATCTTCATTCCTGTCAGGATCGGCTGA
- a CDS encoding response regulator: MRLLLVEDDTMIGEVVLDLLRAEHYAVDWVKDGEMADTALMQNQNYDLVLLDLGLPRKDGIEVLRSMRARKDRTPVLVATARDSVAQRVAGLDAGADDYVLKPYELDELLARIRALLRRAAGRAEPIFEYKNISVNPVTREVLVDGAPTVLSAREWAVLEALVARPGAVLSRAQLEEKLYSWRDEVSSNAVEVYIHGLRKKLGSDLIQNVRGVGYMVPKA, encoded by the coding sequence ATGCGCCTGCTGTTGGTGGAAGACGATACGATGATCGGCGAAGTGGTGCTCGACCTGTTGCGGGCCGAGCACTACGCGGTCGATTGGGTGAAGGATGGCGAGATGGCCGATACCGCCCTGATGCAGAACCAGAACTACGACCTGGTGCTGCTCGACCTCGGCCTGCCGCGCAAGGATGGCATCGAGGTATTGCGCTCCATGCGCGCGCGAAAGGACCGCACGCCGGTACTGGTCGCCACCGCGCGCGACTCGGTGGCGCAGCGCGTGGCCGGGCTGGACGCCGGCGCCGACGACTACGTCCTCAAACCCTACGAACTCGACGAGCTGCTGGCGCGCATCCGCGCGCTGCTGCGGCGCGCCGCCGGGCGCGCCGAGCCCATCTTCGAATACAAGAACATCTCGGTGAATCCGGTCACGCGCGAAGTGCTGGTCGACGGCGCCCCGACCGTGCTGTCGGCGCGCGAATGGGCGGTGCTGGAAGCGCTGGTGGCGCGTCCCGGCGCGGTGCTGTCGCGCGCCCAGCTCGAGGAAAAGCTGTACAGCTGGCGCGACGAGGTCAGTAGCAACGCGGTGGAAGTTTACATCCACGGCCTGCGCAAGAAGCTGGGCAGCGACCTGATCCAGAACGTGCGTGGGGTCGGCTACATGGTGCCCAAGGCATGA
- a CDS encoding ATP-binding protein produces the protein MNVRGAMKARVTHSLRGRLLWYLLAAITIAAIAQATIAYRTALNDADQIFDYHMQQMALSLRSRVPLTSSEAANSVDTPVAGNDDLVLQVWSPDGVQVFRSASHARLPQRAVLGFSNVRANGTTYRIFSIQTEAQTVQVAQDLAVRRSMAGNLALRTLGPVAVMMPILMLVVWWVVSNSLDPVARVRRQVAARQADDLSPVSEQGLPDEVRPLVHELNLLFGRVRTAFDAQQNFVADAAHELRTPLAALKLQAQSLERAADADARQVAVGRLTAGIERATRLVEQLLVLARQEADPAPLQPVDLAAVAARAVADLAGVAQARDIDLGLEHADAAAVRGQPDALTILLRNLVDNAVKYTPSGGTVDVSVLAASGGVTVTVEDSGPGIPPEERERVFDRFYRVAGSQASGSGLGLAIIKSIAERHGATLALGASARLGGLEAKVVFPV, from the coding sequence ATGAACGTGAGAGGGGCGATGAAGGCGCGCGTCACGCACTCGCTGCGCGGGCGCCTGCTGTGGTACCTGCTGGCGGCGATCACCATCGCCGCCATCGCCCAGGCGACCATCGCCTACCGCACCGCGCTCAATGACGCCGACCAGATCTTCGACTATCACATGCAGCAGATGGCGCTGTCGCTGCGTTCGCGCGTGCCGCTCACCAGCAGCGAAGCCGCCAACAGCGTCGACACGCCGGTGGCCGGCAACGACGACCTGGTGCTGCAGGTGTGGTCGCCGGACGGCGTGCAGGTGTTCCGCAGCGCCTCGCACGCGCGCCTGCCGCAGCGCGCCGTGCTCGGTTTTTCCAACGTGCGCGCCAACGGCACCACCTACCGCATCTTCTCGATCCAGACCGAGGCGCAAACCGTGCAGGTGGCGCAGGACCTGGCCGTGCGGCGCAGCATGGCCGGCAACCTGGCCCTGCGCACGCTGGGGCCGGTGGCGGTGATGATGCCGATCCTGATGCTGGTGGTATGGTGGGTGGTCAGCAATTCGCTCGATCCGGTGGCGCGCGTGCGCCGGCAGGTGGCGGCGCGCCAGGCCGACGATCTGTCGCCGGTGTCGGAGCAGGGTTTGCCGGACGAGGTGCGCCCGCTGGTGCACGAGCTGAACCTGCTGTTCGGACGGGTGCGCACCGCCTTCGACGCCCAGCAGAACTTCGTCGCCGACGCCGCCCACGAACTGCGCACGCCGCTGGCGGCCCTCAAGTTGCAGGCGCAGAGCCTGGAACGCGCCGCCGATGCGGACGCGCGCCAGGTCGCGGTCGGGCGCCTGACCGCCGGCATCGAGCGCGCCACGCGCCTGGTCGAGCAGTTGCTGGTGCTGGCGCGCCAGGAAGCCGATCCGGCGCCGCTGCAGCCGGTCGACCTGGCCGCCGTGGCCGCGCGCGCGGTGGCCGACCTGGCCGGCGTGGCCCAGGCGCGCGACATCGACCTCGGCCTGGAACACGCCGACGCCGCCGCGGTGCGCGGCCAGCCGGACGCCCTGACGATCCTGCTGCGTAACCTGGTCGACAACGCCGTCAAGTACACGCCGAGCGGCGGCACGGTCGACGTCTCGGTGCTGGCCGCATCAGGAGGCGTGACGGTGACGGTGGAGGACAGCGGCCCCGGCATCCCGCCCGAAGAACGCGAGCGCGTGTTCGACCGCTTTTATCGCGTGGCCGGCAGCCAGGCTTCGGGCAGCGGACTGGGGCTGGCGATCATCAAGTCGATCGCCGAGCGCCACGGCGCTACGCTGGCGCTGGGCGCATCGGCGCGGCTGGGCGGGCTGGAAGCGAAGGTGGTGTTCCCGGTGTGA
- a CDS encoding glycosyltransferase family 39 protein, with product MSAADASADPSAGPSAGPSAGPSAGSPAEASGADASGADASVDPAQAGAACARDGAGAAAHAGAPAPPVARLWTWTALLGLAALLLRLPTLSSRSLWLDETYSAWFAAVPLRELWTGVPLYETHPPFYYTLLKGWIALFGTSEAAMRSLSVLAGVLAVVLLPACARLARLGTRAERVALLAALLLALNANAILFAQQARPYALQALAGSLAVFCSGLLLAALTGRHGWSVPTPGSEPAAAGQWPHPSGARQLWPAGAGLALAAGATLWLHNTGVFAVFAIWTGMAAGLLAAPGVRSRSAMKRALLALALSAIGAVLVWSPFIPMLVRQNAAMAKLAFWVRFQPSNVVAAWTVISGARALHYPAAALVLAGFHWLWRHARPLCWHLACVLALPVLALAAYSQFVKPVFLSRLFEWLAPLGMVLMALGVASLRARWRAAALALVLGLSAWSVIGFYRSHTENWREMLAQLARESRPGDLVVALPNEVQMPVTYYLPRDLAARVAYLPAPFPALGLARRYAGNSGAPAVAPEDALRLRGLLQGRRRVWLIERRADLYDPDGLVKQELLRSYRVASSIDGSGATITLYVGWTGLPSTR from the coding sequence ATGAGCGCAGCCGACGCATCTGCCGACCCGTCCGCCGGTCCGTCCGCCGGTCCGTCTGCCGGTCCGTCTGCCGGTTCCCCGGCCGAGGCGTCCGGCGCCGATGCATCCGGCGCCGATGCGTCGGTCGATCCGGCGCAGGCCGGCGCCGCGTGCGCACGCGATGGGGCGGGCGCTGCGGCGCACGCGGGTGCACCCGCGCCGCCCGTTGCGCGCCTGTGGACCTGGACCGCGCTGCTCGGCCTTGCCGCCCTGCTGCTGCGCCTGCCGACCCTGTCCAGCCGCTCGCTGTGGCTGGACGAGACCTACAGCGCCTGGTTCGCCGCCGTGCCGCTGCGAGAACTGTGGACCGGCGTGCCGCTGTACGAAACCCATCCGCCCTTCTACTACACGCTGCTGAAAGGCTGGATCGCGCTGTTCGGCACCAGCGAGGCGGCAATGCGCAGCCTGTCGGTGCTGGCCGGCGTGCTGGCCGTGGTCCTGCTGCCCGCGTGCGCGCGCCTGGCGCGCCTGGGTACACGCGCCGAACGCGTGGCCCTGCTGGCGGCGCTGTTGCTGGCGCTGAACGCCAATGCCATCCTGTTCGCGCAGCAGGCGCGCCCATATGCGCTGCAGGCGCTGGCCGGGTCGCTGGCGGTGTTCTGTTCCGGCCTGCTGCTGGCGGCGCTGACGGGCCGGCACGGTTGGTCCGTCCCCACGCCTGGAAGCGAACCGGCAGCGGCCGGACAATGGCCGCACCCGTCCGGGGCACGGCAGCTGTGGCCGGCCGGCGCCGGCCTGGCCCTGGCCGCCGGCGCCACGCTGTGGCTGCACAACACCGGCGTGTTCGCCGTCTTCGCCATCTGGACCGGCATGGCGGCCGGGCTGCTGGCGGCGCCGGGCGTGCGCAGCCGGTCCGCAATGAAACGCGCCTTGCTGGCGCTGGCGCTGTCCGCCATCGGCGCCGTTCTGGTCTGGTCACCCTTCATCCCGATGCTGGTGCGGCAGAACGCCGCGATGGCAAAGCTGGCATTCTGGGTACGCTTCCAGCCGTCCAACGTGGTCGCCGCCTGGACCGTGATCAGCGGCGCCCGGGCGCTGCACTACCCTGCAGCGGCGCTGGTGCTGGCGGGTTTCCATTGGCTGTGGCGCCATGCGCGCCCGTTGTGCTGGCACCTTGCCTGCGTGCTGGCGCTGCCGGTGCTGGCGCTGGCCGCCTACAGCCAGTTCGTCAAGCCGGTGTTCCTGTCGCGCCTGTTCGAATGGCTGGCGCCGCTGGGCATGGTGCTGATGGCGCTCGGGGTGGCCAGCCTGCGGGCGCGCTGGCGGGCGGCGGCGCTGGCGCTGGTGCTGGGCTTGTCGGCCTGGTCGGTGATCGGCTTTTACCGCTCGCACACCGAGAACTGGCGCGAGATGCTGGCGCAGCTGGCGCGGGAAAGCCGGCCCGGCGACCTGGTCGTGGCGCTGCCGAACGAAGTGCAGATGCCGGTCACGTATTATCTGCCGCGCGACCTGGCGGCGCGCGTGGCCTACCTGCCGGCGCCGTTTCCGGCGCTGGGGCTGGCGCGGCGCTATGCCGGCAATTCGGGCGCGCCGGCCGTGGCGCCGGAAGATGCGCTGCGCCTGCGGGGGCTGTTGCAAGGGCGCCGGCGCGTGTGGCTGATCGAGCGGCGCGCCGATCTGTACGATCCGGATGGGTTGGTGAAACAGGAATTGCTGCGATCGTACAGGGTCGCCAGCAGCATCGACGGCAGCGGCGCCACGATCACTTTATACGTAGGGTGGACGGGTCTCCCGTCCACGCGGTGA
- a CDS encoding GtrA family protein, with protein MADRAALARFLLYVTVGAAGTALHYALLVALVSLHWLAPAPASVLGALAGATLNFVLNARFTFRRHGHDHLAWRSAVRFFATAALAALANGVLMALLLRHGAIDYRIAQVLVTALLLGLTFAVNAAWTFGPRTPS; from the coding sequence ATGGCTGACCGCGCCGCGCTCGCGCGCTTCCTGCTGTACGTGACGGTCGGCGCGGCCGGCACCGCGCTGCACTACGCGCTGCTGGTGGCGCTGGTGTCGCTGCACTGGCTGGCGCCGGCGCCCGCCTCGGTGCTGGGCGCGCTGGCTGGGGCGACGCTCAACTTCGTGCTCAACGCGCGCTTTACCTTCCGGCGCCACGGCCACGACCACCTGGCCTGGCGCAGCGCCGTCCGTTTCTTCGCCACGGCGGCGCTGGCGGCGCTCGCCAACGGCGTGCTGATGGCGCTGCTGCTGCGGCATGGCGCGATCGACTACCGCATTGCGCAAGTGCTGGTCACCGCGCTGCTGCTGGGCCTGACCTTCGCCGTCAACGCAGCGTGGACCTTCGGTCCGCGCACGCCGTCATGA
- a CDS encoding glycosyltransferase family 2 protein, with protein sequence MLSLVVPLYNEEAAIAQFFRHVIPELERIPNIRFEILCVNDGSRDHTLECLVAASQADERVRVIDLTRNFGKEAALTAAIFEARGDLVVPFDADLQDPPDMIGKLVEKWREGYDVVLARRADRGADSLLKKWTALCFYRIHNDMADVAIPENVGDFRLFTRSVCDALKTLPESCRFMKGLFAWVGYRTAVVDYARAPRSAGTSKFSGWKLWNLALEGITSFSTLPLRVWTYLGLSIAFFALGRAAWLVVRTLLYGVDVPGYASLATAVLLLGGIQLIGIGVLGEYVGRIYLESKQRPLYLVRQRYERTAPHG encoded by the coding sequence TTGTTATCGCTCGTGGTGCCCTTGTATAACGAGGAAGCGGCGATCGCGCAATTCTTCCGCCACGTGATTCCCGAACTCGAACGCATCCCGAACATCCGCTTCGAGATCCTGTGCGTCAACGACGGCAGCCGCGACCACACGCTGGAATGCCTGGTAGCGGCGTCGCAGGCCGACGAACGCGTGCGCGTGATCGACCTGACCCGCAACTTCGGCAAGGAGGCGGCGCTGACGGCCGCCATCTTCGAGGCGCGCGGCGACCTGGTCGTGCCCTTCGACGCCGATTTGCAGGACCCGCCGGACATGATCGGCAAGCTGGTCGAGAAATGGCGCGAAGGCTACGACGTGGTGCTGGCGCGGCGCGCCGACCGTGGCGCCGATTCGCTGCTAAAGAAGTGGACCGCGCTGTGCTTCTACCGTATCCACAACGACATGGCCGATGTGGCGATTCCGGAAAACGTCGGCGACTTCCGCCTGTTTACGCGCAGCGTCTGCGATGCCTTGAAGACCCTGCCGGAATCCTGCCGCTTCATGAAGGGCCTGTTCGCGTGGGTCGGCTACCGCACGGCGGTGGTCGACTACGCGCGCGCGCCGCGCAGCGCCGGCACCAGCAAGTTCTCGGGCTGGAAACTGTGGAACCTGGCGCTGGAAGGCATCACCAGCTTCAGCACGCTGCCGCTGCGCGTGTGGACCTATCTCGGCCTGTCGATCGCTTTCTTCGCATTGGGACGCGCCGCCTGGCTGGTGGTGCGCACGCTGCTGTACGGCGTCGACGTGCCCGGCTACGCGTCGCTGGCCACGGCGGTGCTGCTGCTGGGCGGCATCCAGCTGATCGGCATCGGCGTGCTGGGCGAGTACGTCGGCCGCATCTACCTCGAATCGAAGCAGCGGCCACTGTACCTGGTACGCCAGCGCTACGAAAGGACGGCGCCGCATGGCTGA
- a CDS encoding DUF535 family protein — protein MNMLLRYLARYWYVSLGHYGMRAWAASVLRSLRVLRWPGRHRTLCGCTVYHRYVARDADADVFHHLSHRDYLSRHFTPAERVACMLDHYGFESAAFDEDYQRQVYGGGLRLWRHAAGGHEFSIWLKTNQRYLGEGDLNLVMRLGNETLHRIGFNWVDATIAAMHAAIVPFIARNQGRWRDELSDVLYAAFEASFPNNAPAYFCVAAMAGLAAAVGARQLLCVKSDMALSRMLRSKQGYPAAYDSFWDAFGGTRSGKGCHVIPLPFQFKDLQQLASKHRKRAAARRAWWTEIGTAAHTTLHGHLRNAPHANVHAKVSQEDRQ, from the coding sequence ATGAACATGCTCCTGCGCTACCTGGCGCGCTATTGGTACGTCAGCCTCGGGCACTACGGCATGCGCGCATGGGCCGCCAGCGTGCTGCGCTCGCTCAGGGTGCTGCGCTGGCCCGGCCGGCACCGCACCCTGTGCGGCTGTACCGTGTACCACCGCTACGTCGCCCGCGATGCCGATGCGGACGTGTTCCACCACCTGAGCCACCGCGATTACCTGTCGCGGCACTTCACCCCGGCCGAGCGCGTCGCCTGCATGCTGGACCACTACGGTTTCGAGAGCGCCGCCTTCGACGAAGATTACCAGCGCCAGGTGTACGGCGGCGGCCTGCGCCTGTGGCGCCATGCCGCCGGCGGGCACGAGTTTTCGATCTGGCTGAAGACCAACCAGCGCTATCTCGGCGAAGGCGACCTGAATCTGGTGATGCGGCTCGGGAATGAAACCCTGCACCGGATCGGCTTCAACTGGGTCGACGCGACGATCGCCGCCATGCATGCCGCCATCGTTCCCTTTATCGCGCGCAACCAGGGCCGCTGGCGCGACGAGCTCAGCGATGTGCTGTACGCCGCTTTCGAGGCCAGCTTTCCGAACAACGCGCCGGCCTATTTCTGTGTCGCCGCGATGGCGGGCCTGGCGGCGGCGGTGGGTGCGCGCCAATTATTGTGCGTCAAGAGCGACATGGCCTTGTCGCGCATGCTGCGCTCGAAGCAGGGTTATCCGGCCGCGTACGACAGTTTCTGGGATGCATTCGGCGGCACGCGCAGCGGCAAGGGTTGCCACGTGATTCCGCTTCCCTTCCAGTTCAAGGATCTCCAGCAACTGGCGAGCAAGCACCGCAAGCGCGCGGCTGCGCGGCGCGCGTGGTGGACGGAAATCGGCACTGCCGCGCATACCACGCTGCACGGACACCTGCGCAATGCGCCGCACGCAAACGTTCATGCCAAGGTATCGCAGGAGGACCGGCAATGA
- a CDS encoding TonB-dependent receptor plug domain-containing protein, producing MKPTLIRRAVLLALHGGAALLATPAIHAQTAAPTSAPTAAPSTDQAASIQSVSIIGSRRVGNASATDTPVPVDTIPMTKVAEQGGQFDLAQSLANISPSFNSTRQSGADGADLVDSAALRGLGSDQTLVLVNGKRRHTTALVNLFGARNRGNTGTDMNALPLLAIRNVQVLRDGAAAQYGSDAIAGVINVELKKSLGCESVLGTGEYTKGDGSNWLASAYCGVAVGGGVLGITGEYLDRGRSNRAEDGNPRIIGDTKTKNKTIYANGELPLGDGKLYVTAGAQTRDASSAAFARGGLGSDDIPSRNSAAMYPGGFVPFIDGDIDDRYATVGYRTRLGEWAGDFSQTYGYNRMRYTIANTLNASIANRDLSNGGRGVSASQFEAGGFAFRQLTSNADFSRFYDGILGGLNAAFGFEYRAENYRIFAGEPGSYIDADGVGFGGNAGSQGFPGFQPGDAANRNRHSGAAYLDFEADVAPRTKLQAAVRYEHYSDFGSTTTGKLAGSFKATDDILLRASASTGFRAPSLQQMYFSSTFTDFVSGVPLDVVLAPNGGAVANAAGIPKLKEEKSKSATLGATWTPTPAISVTADLYHIDIDGRIVLSGRFDADNYPALGATLQALGVGQAQFFVNSVDTRTQGLDLTASHRASIGGGRLNTFLAMNFSKTKVTGVHAPASLAGFEDVLLSERERLFIEQGGPRRKATLDFDYTLGRLETDFRIVHYGPQTLGTFSGPPVPNQYYQAKTSADLAFTWAFSEKTKLTVGGTNIFNVHPTEQNADETDNGFKYESVQFGLNGAAWFARLSHAF from the coding sequence GTGAAACCTACCCTGATCCGCCGCGCCGTCCTGCTGGCCCTGCACGGCGGCGCCGCCCTGCTGGCGACGCCCGCCATCCATGCCCAGACCGCGGCGCCGACCTCAGCGCCAACTGCAGCGCCATCCACCGACCAAGCCGCTTCGATCCAGAGCGTCAGCATCATCGGCTCGCGCCGCGTCGGCAACGCCTCTGCCACCGACACCCCGGTCCCGGTCGACACCATCCCGATGACCAAGGTGGCCGAGCAAGGCGGCCAGTTCGACCTGGCGCAGTCGCTGGCCAACATTTCGCCCTCGTTCAACTCGACGCGCCAGAGCGGCGCCGACGGCGCCGACCTGGTCGATTCGGCCGCGCTGCGCGGCCTCGGCTCGGACCAGACCCTGGTGCTGGTCAACGGCAAGCGCCGCCACACCACCGCGCTGGTCAATCTGTTCGGCGCGCGCAACCGCGGCAACACCGGCACCGACATGAACGCCCTGCCGCTGCTGGCGATCCGCAACGTGCAGGTACTGCGCGACGGCGCCGCCGCGCAATACGGCTCGGACGCCATCGCCGGCGTGATCAACGTCGAACTCAAGAAGAGCCTGGGCTGCGAATCGGTGCTCGGCACCGGCGAATACACGAAGGGCGACGGCAGCAACTGGCTGGCCTCGGCCTACTGCGGCGTGGCCGTCGGCGGCGGCGTGCTCGGCATCACCGGCGAATACCTGGACCGCGGCCGCTCCAACCGCGCCGAGGACGGCAACCCGCGCATCATCGGCGACACCAAGACCAAGAACAAAACGATTTACGCCAATGGCGAGTTGCCGCTCGGCGACGGCAAGCTGTACGTCACCGCCGGCGCCCAGACCCGCGACGCTTCCTCGGCCGCGTTCGCGCGCGGCGGCCTCGGTTCGGACGACATTCCCTCGCGCAACTCGGCCGCCATGTACCCGGGCGGCTTCGTCCCCTTCATCGACGGGGACATCGACGACCGCTACGCCACGGTCGGCTACCGCACCCGCCTGGGCGAATGGGCAGGCGATTTCTCGCAGACCTACGGCTACAACCGCATGCGCTACACCATCGCCAATACGCTGAACGCCTCGATCGCCAACCGCGACCTGTCGAACGGCGGGCGCGGCGTCAGCGCATCGCAGTTCGAGGCCGGCGGTTTCGCCTTCCGCCAGCTGACCAGCAACGCCGACTTCAGCCGCTTCTACGACGGCATCCTGGGCGGCCTGAACGCCGCCTTCGGCTTCGAGTACCGCGCCGAGAATTACCGCATCTTCGCCGGCGAGCCGGGTTCGTACATCGATGCCGACGGCGTCGGCTTCGGCGGCAACGCCGGCAGCCAGGGCTTCCCGGGCTTCCAGCCGGGCGACGCCGCCAACCGCAACCGCCACAGCGGCGCCGCCTACCTCGATTTCGAAGCCGATGTCGCACCGCGCACCAAGCTGCAGGCGGCGGTGCGCTACGAGCATTACTCCGACTTCGGCTCGACCACCACCGGCAAGCTGGCCGGCTCGTTCAAGGCCACTGATGACATCCTGCTGCGCGCCTCGGCCAGCACCGGTTTCCGCGCGCCGTCGCTGCAGCAGATGTATTTCTCGTCGACCTTCACCGACTTCGTCAGCGGCGTGCCGCTGGACGTGGTGCTGGCCCCGAACGGCGGCGCCGTCGCCAACGCCGCCGGCATTCCGAAGCTGAAGGAAGAAAAGTCGAAGAGCGCCACGCTGGGCGCGACCTGGACCCCGACCCCGGCGATCTCGGTGACGGCCGACCTGTACCACATCGACATCGACGGCCGCATCGTGCTGTCCGGCCGCTTCGACGCCGACAACTACCCGGCCCTGGGCGCCACGCTGCAGGCGCTGGGTGTGGGCCAGGCCCAGTTCTTCGTCAACTCGGTCGACACCCGCACCCAGGGCCTGGACCTGACCGCCTCGCACCGCGCCAGCATCGGCGGCGGCCGCCTGAACACCTTCCTGGCCATGAACTTCAGCAAGACGAAGGTGACCGGCGTGCACGCGCCGGCCTCGCTGGCCGGCTTCGAGGACGTCCTGCTGTCCGAGCGCGAGCGCCTGTTCATCGAGCAAGGCGGCCCGCGCCGCAAGGCCACGCTCGACTTCGACTACACGCTGGGCCGGCTGGAGACCGATTTCCGCATCGTGCATTACGGTCCGCAGACGCTGGGCACCTTCTCCGGTCCGCCGGTGCCGAACCAGTACTACCAGGCCAAGACCTCGGCCGACCTGGCCTTCACCTGGGCCTTCAGCGAGAAGACCAAGCTGACCGTGGGCGGCACCAACATCTTCAACGTGCACCCGACCGAGCAGAACGCGGACGAGACCGACAACGGCTTCAAGTACGAGAGCGTGCAGTTCGGCCTGAACGGCGCGGCCTGGTTCGCGCGCCTGTCTCACGCGTTTTGA